Proteins encoded together in one Staphylococcus aureus window:
- a CDS encoding tandem-type lipoprotein → MIHSKKLTLGICLVLLIILIGGCVIMTKTNGRNAQIKENFNKTLSVYLTKNLDDFYDKEGFRDQEFDKRDKGTWIIYSEMVIEPKGKNMESRGMVLYINRNTRTTKGNFIVTEITEDSKGYSRSKEKKYPVKMENNRIIPTKPIPDDKLKKEIENFKFFVQYGNFKDFKDYKNGDISYNPNVPSYSAKYQLNNDDYNVQQLRKRYHIPTKQAPELKLKGSGNLKGSSVGSKDLEFTFVENQEENIYFSDSVEFTPSEDDKS, encoded by the coding sequence ATGATTCATTCAAAGAAATTAACGCTCGGTATATGTTTGGTATTACTCATTATATTGATTGGAGGTTGTGTCATTATGACAAAAACAAATGGTCGAAACGCTCAAATTAAAGAAAATTTCAACAAAACATTAAGTGTATATCTAACCAAGAATCTCGATGATTTTTACGATAAGGAAGGTTTTCGAGATCAAGAATTTGATAAAAGAGATAAAGGGACTTGGATTATTTATTCTGAAATGGTTATCGAACCAAAAGGGAAAAATATGGAATCGAGAGGAATGGTGCTCTATATCAATCGCAATACTAGAACAACGAAGGGTAATTTTATTGTCACCGAAATAACTGAAGATAGTAAAGGATATTCACGTAGTAAAGAAAAAAAATATCCTGTCAAGATGGAAAATAATCGAATTATTCCAACAAAGCCTATACCGGATGACAAGTTAAAAAAAGAGATTGAAAACTTTAAGTTCTTTGTACAATATGGAAATTTTAAAGATTTTAAAGATTATAAAAATGGTGATATTTCATATAATCCTAATGTGCCAAGTTATTCTGCAAAGTATCAATTGAATAATGATGACTATAATGTTCAACAGTTAAGAAAACGATATCATATTCCAACCAAACAAGCGCCCGAATTAAAATTGAAAGGATCCGGCAATTTAAAAGGCTCATCCGTAGGATCTAAGGATCTAGAATTTACGTTTGTAGAAAATCAAGAAGAGAATATCTATTTTTCAGATTCGGTCGAATTTACACCTAGCGAGGATGATAAATCATGA
- a CDS encoding tandem-type lipoprotein gives MIHSKKLTLGICLVLLIILIVGYVIMTKTNGRNAQIKDTFNQTLKLYPTKNLDDFYDKEGFRDQEFKKGDKGTWIVNSEMVIEPKGKDMETRGMVLYINRNTRTTKGYYFISEMTDDSNGRPKDDEKRYPVKMEHNKIIPTKPLPNDKLKKEIENFKFFVQYGNFKDINDYKDGDISYNPNVPSYSAKYQLNNDDYNVQQLRKRYDIPTKQAPKLLLKGDGDLKGSSVGSRSLEFTFVENKEENIYFTDSVQYTPSEDTRYESN, from the coding sequence ATGATTCATTCAAAGAAATTAACGCTCGGTATATGCTTGGTATTACTCATTATATTGATTGTAGGTTATGTCATTATGACAAAAACAAATGGTCGAAACGCCCAAATTAAAGACACATTTAATCAAACATTAAAATTATATCCAACCAAAAATCTCGATGATTTTTACGATAAAGAAGGCTTTCGAGATCAAGAATTTAAAAAGGGTGATAAAGGTACTTGGATAGTTAATTCTGAAATGGTAATCGAGCCAAAAGGTAAGGATATGGAAACGAGAGGAATGGTGCTCTATATCAATCGCAATACTAGAACCACAAAAGGGTATTATTTTATAAGTGAAATGACAGATGACAGTAACGGCAGACCAAAGGATGATGAAAAAAGGTATCCGGTAAAAATGGAACATAATAAAATCATACCAACGAAGCCACTACCGAATGACAAGTTAAAAAAAGAGATTGAAAACTTTAAGTTCTTTGTACAATATGGCAACTTTAAAGATATTAATGATTATAAAGATGGTGATATTTCATATAATCCTAATGTACCAAGTTATTCGGCAAAATATCAATTGAATAATGATGATTATAATGTCCAACAGTTAAGAAAAAGATATGATATTCCAACCAAACAAGCGCCGAAACTATTATTGAAAGGCGATGGAGATTTAAAAGGTTCATCCGTAGGTTCTAGAAGTCTTGAATTTACCTTTGTCGAAAATAAAGAAGAAAACATTTATTTTACAGATTCTGTACAATATACTCCAAGTGAGGATACAAGGTATGAGTCAAACTGA
- a CDS encoding SDR family oxidoreductase produces the protein MTVLTDKVAVVTGAGSGIGEAIATLLHEEGAKVVLAGRNKEKLQNVANQLSQDSVKVVPTDVTNKEEVDELIKIAQQTFGGLDIVINSAGQMLSSKITDYQVDEWDSMIDVNIKGTLYTAQAALPTMLEQSSGHLINIASISGFEVTKSSTIYSATKAAVHTITQGLEKELAKTGVKVTSISPGMVDTAITAAYNPTDRKKLEPQDIAEAVLYALTQPKHVNVNEITVRPV, from the coding sequence ATGACAGTATTAACAGATAAAGTAGCAGTAGTTACAGGTGCAGGTAGTGGTATTGGAGAAGCAATTGCAACATTACTACATGAAGAAGGGGCAAAAGTTGTCTTAGCAGGTAGAAATAAAGAAAAATTACAAAACGTAGCGAATCAATTGTCACAAGATAGTGTGAAGGTAGTGCCAACAGATGTAACGAATAAAGAAGAAGTCGATGAATTGATAAAAATTGCACAACAAACATTCGGTGGTTTGGATATTGTTATCAATAGTGCGGGGCAAATGTTGTCGTCTAAGATTACTGATTATCAAGTAGATGAGTGGGATAGTATGATTGATGTGAATATCAAAGGCACTTTATATACGGCACAGGCTGCATTACCAACTATGTTAGAACAATCAAGTGGCCATCTTATTAACATTGCATCTATTTCTGGCTTTGAAGTAACGAAAAGTAGTACGATTTATAGTGCGACGAAAGCAGCAGTTCACACTATTACTCAAGGATTAGAAAAAGAGTTGGCAAAGACAGGCGTTAAAGTAACAAGCATTTCTCCAGGAATGGTAGATACAGCCATAACTGCCGCATACAATCCAACAGATCGTAAAAAACTTGAACCACAAGATATTGCAGAAGCAGTATTATATGCATTAACACAACCAAAGCACGTTAACGTGAATGAAATTACAGTGCGTCCTGTATAA
- a CDS encoding DUF1433 domain-containing protein has product MSKKKILILTSIMLIILISVAGIYLKVKYDEKEKQKAIYYKEQQARITLYLKHNTKEPNTIKSVHFTNSETSPMGSAVIEGYINENKKDNFTAYATPEHNYQFGGAMIESEKLSELLKPANQLKSPDDIKKELNKKKSH; this is encoded by the coding sequence ATGTCGAAAAAGAAAATTTTAATATTAACTAGTATTATGTTAATCATATTAATTAGTGTTGCAGGTATCTATTTAAAAGTGAAATATGACGAAAAAGAAAAACAAAAAGCAATATACTATAAAGAACAACAAGCGCGCATTACACTTTATCTCAAGCATAACACTAAAGAACCGAATACAATCAAATCTGTACATTTCACAAACTCGGAAACAAGTCCTATGGGAAGTGCTGTGATTGAAGGTTACATAAATGAAAACAAAAAAGATAATTTTACTGCTTATGCTACACCAGAACATAATTATCAATTTGGTGGTGCTATGATAGAAAGTGAAAAATTAAGCGAGTTACTAAAGCCAGCCAATCAGTTAAAATCACCAGATGATATAAAAAAAGAACTAAATAAAAAGAAGAGTCACTAA
- a CDS encoding single-stranded DNA-binding protein translates to MTYHERVLALRAESKRTAFDFRFEDLFSKEEWLSMSLAERQKAEKAFRHEVKNMDDVRMPFSSVHDAQVKLYNVVYSYNGIKRNFKQVENEGF, encoded by the coding sequence GTGACATATCATGAGCGTGTTTTAGCATTAAGAGCAGAAAGTAAAAGAACCGCATTTGATTTTCGATTCGAAGATTTATTTAGCAAAGAAGAATGGCTAAGTATGTCTCTTGCAGAAAGACAAAAAGCTGAAAAAGCATTTCGACACGAAGTTAAAAATATGGACGATGTAAGAATGCCCTTCTCAAGTGTCCATGACGCCCAAGTAAAATTATATAATGTTGTATATTCTTATAACGGCATTAAACGTAATTTTAAACAAGTTGAAAATGAAGGATTCTAA
- a CDS encoding carboxymuconolactone decarboxylase family protein has translation MPYNYKKQNGELMSVMSQGEKFIHQSPVNDELSALIKLLISKINGCHYCVDIHKKELKELGVTQMKIDEVLSFRHLDLFTDQEKVTLEFAEMLNSIKDFKKFEIIDRLKSFYDEEQIIDLVFVVNQINGWNRLNIISDRL, from the coding sequence ATGCCGTATAATTACAAGAAACAAAATGGAGAGTTAATGTCTGTAATGAGCCAAGGTGAAAAGTTTATTCATCAATCACCCGTTAATGATGAACTTAGTGCATTGATTAAGTTATTAATTTCTAAAATTAACGGTTGTCATTATTGTGTTGATATCCATAAAAAAGAATTAAAGGAATTGGGTGTAACACAAATGAAAATTGATGAAGTCTTGAGTTTTAGACATTTAGATTTATTTACTGATCAAGAAAAAGTGACGCTTGAATTTGCAGAAATGTTAAATTCAATCAAAGACTTTAAGAAGTTTGAAATTATTGACCGGCTAAAATCATTTTATGATGAAGAACAAATTATTGATCTTGTCTTTGTTGTAAACCAAATTAACGGTTGGAACAGATTAAATATTATTAGTGATAGACTATAA
- a CDS encoding DUF1433 domain-containing protein, with product MNKKHVFIIIGVILCICIVASVIYLKVKYDEKEKQKAIYYKEQQERITLYLKHNTKEPNTIKTVHFTSLKRGPMGDAVIEGYINENKEDDFVAYGSPEHNYQFGGSLIKSKNLSTLLKPVHQTKSPDEIKKELESKKNDR from the coding sequence ATGAACAAAAAACATGTTTTTATAATTATTGGTGTCATTTTATGTATATGTATAGTTGCATCAGTCATTTATTTAAAAGTGAAATATGACGAAAAAGAAAAACAAAAAGCAATATACTATAAAGAACAACAGGAGCGTATTACACTCTATCTTAAGCATAATACTAAAGAACCCAATACCATCAAAACTGTACATTTCACAAGTTTAAAAAGAGGACCTATGGGCGATGCAGTAATTGAAGGTTACATAAATGAAAATAAAGAAGATGATTTTGTTGCATATGGGTCTCCAGAACATAATTATCAATTTGGTGGAAGTTTAATCAAAAGTAAAAATTTAAGCACGTTATTAAAACCAGTACATCAAACCAAATCACCTGATGAGATAAAAAAGGAATTAGAGTCTAAAAAGAACGACCGCTAA
- a CDS encoding DUF1433 domain-containing protein, translating into MSKKHVFIIIGVILCICTVSTVMHFKMKYDEKEKQKAIYYKEQQERITLYLKHNTKETNTIKSVHFTNLETSPMGSAVIEGYINENKEDDFTAYASPEHNYQFGGAMIKSEGVDKLLKPAHERKSPEKIKEELDKKEGH; encoded by the coding sequence ATGTCCAAAAAACATGTTTTTATAATTATTGGTGTCATATTGTGTATATGTACAGTTTCTACGGTCATGCATTTTAAAATGAAATATGATGAAAAAGAAAAACAAAAAGCGATTTACTACAAAGAACAACAAGAACGTATTACACTCTATCTTAAGCATAATACTAAAGAAACGAACACGATTAAATCTGTACATTTCACAAACTTGGAAACAAGTCCTATGGGAAGTGCTGTGATTGAAGGATACATCAATGAAAATAAAGAAGATGATTTTACTGCTTATGCATCGCCTGAACATAATTATCAATTTGGTGGCGCTATGATAAAAAGTGAAGGAGTAGATAAATTATTAAAACCAGCACATGAAAGAAAATCACCAGAAAAAATCAAAGAAGAATTAGATAAAAAAGAAGGCCACTAG
- a CDS encoding (deoxy)nucleoside triphosphate pyrophosphohydrolase, translating into MKKVINVVGAIIFSDNKILCAQRSEKMSLPLMWEFPGGKVEKNETEKDALIREIREEMKCDLIVGDKVITTEHEYDFGIVRLTTYKCTLNKELPTLTEHKSIEWLSINELDKLNWAPADIPAVNKIMTEG; encoded by the coding sequence ATGAAAAAAGTAATCAATGTAGTAGGAGCTATTATTTTTTCTGATAACAAAATTCTTTGTGCACAGAGAAGTGAAAAAATGAGTCTGCCTTTAATGTGGGAATTTCCTGGCGGTAAGGTTGAAAAGAATGAAACTGAAAAAGACGCTTTGATTAGAGAAATTAGAGAAGAAATGAAATGTGATTTAATTGTTGGAGACAAAGTTATAACTACAGAACATGAATATGATTTTGGAATTGTTAGGTTAACAACATACAAATGTACTTTAAACAAAGAGTTACCAACTCTAACTGAACATAAGAGTATTGAATGGTTGTCAATAAACGAACTTGATAAATTAAATTGGGCCCCAGCGGATATACCAGCCGTTAATAAAATTATGACTGAGGGATAA
- a CDS encoding DEAD/DEAH box helicase: MSRLLNDFNQSLHKGFIDKHISHKGNYTPKLLVNNKNEKVLSTIIDELQKCETFYFSVAFITESGLASLKAQLLDLSNKGVKGKILTSNYLGFNSPKMYGELLKLKNVEVRLTDIAGFHAKGYIFEHKDYSSMVIGSSNLTSNALKVNYEHNVLLSTMKNGDLVDSVKSEFDLLWQKSTPLTEQWINSYKESFEYRSLEKLAEVEQTQMLLADKVKKSVEIVPNLMQAEALRSLKAIRDKAKDKALIISATGTGKTILCALDVREVNPNKFLFIVHNEGILNRAKEEFKKVLPIKNDSDFGLLTGKHRDVDAKYLFATIQTLSRDDNFKQFDENEFDYIVFDEAHRSAASTYQRVFNYFKPKFMLGMTATPERSDELSIFELFDYNIAYEIRLQAALESDILCPFHYFGVTDYVHQGIKEDDVTKLRYLTSDERVNYIIQKTDYYGYSGEILQGLIFVSSKKEAYDLADKLSSKGIKSVALTGDDSVNYRQIVIEKLKEGKINYIITVDLFNEGIDIPEVNQVVMLRPTESSIIFIQQLGRGLRKSSNKEYVTVIDFIGNYKTNYLIPIALSGDQSQNKDNYKKFLTNNDSINGVSTINFEEVAKKQIYNSLDAVSLNQNKLILKAYEEVENRLGHMPLLMDFIQQHSIDPSVIFSKFSNYYEFLVRYKKIDTLLTENESKNLVFFSRQIAPGLKRIDSLVLEELLKNELTYDELKNKMLNEVKDITEDDIDTSLRILDFSFYNAGIEKIYGSPIIERNERMIRLSDAFTNALSNQTFNMFLEDLIELSKYNNEKYQKGKNGLILYNKYSREDFSKIFNWNKNGSSVIMGYMIKSQEMPIFITYDKHEDISDSTKYEDEFLSQDELKWFTKSNRTLESKEVQKILSHRAKGIKMYIFVQKKDDDGIYFYYLGTAGYIEGSEKQDKMPNGSNVVTMDLALDKAVRDDIYRYLTN, from the coding sequence ATGAGTAGATTACTAAATGATTTCAATCAATCTTTACATAAAGGGTTTATAGACAAACATATTTCTCATAAAGGGAATTATACACCGAAGCTTTTAGTAAATAATAAAAATGAAAAAGTTCTTTCAACAATTATAGATGAACTTCAAAAATGTGAAACGTTTTATTTTTCTGTGGCTTTTATAACAGAAAGCGGTTTAGCCAGCTTAAAGGCTCAACTATTAGATTTAAGCAATAAGGGTGTTAAAGGGAAAATATTAACATCTAATTACTTAGGGTTTAATAGTCCTAAAATGTATGGAGAATTACTTAAATTAAAAAATGTAGAGGTAAGATTAACTGATATTGCTGGATTCCATGCCAAAGGATATATTTTTGAGCATAAGGATTATAGTTCTATGGTAATAGGAAGCTCTAATTTAACATCTAATGCGTTAAAGGTTAATTATGAGCATAATGTTTTACTGTCTACTATGAAAAATGGCGATTTAGTTGATAGTGTAAAAAGTGAATTTGACTTGTTATGGCAAAAGAGTACCCCACTGACTGAGCAATGGATTAATTCATATAAAGAATCATTTGAGTACCGTTCCTTAGAAAAATTAGCGGAGGTTGAACAAACTCAAATGCTGCTAGCTGATAAGGTGAAAAAATCAGTGGAAATTGTACCCAATTTAATGCAAGCAGAAGCATTAAGGTCATTAAAAGCTATTAGGGATAAAGCCAAAGATAAGGCGTTAATAATATCTGCAACTGGTACAGGTAAAACGATTTTATGTGCATTAGATGTTAGAGAAGTAAACCCTAATAAATTTTTATTTATTGTTCATAATGAGGGGATTTTAAATAGAGCTAAGGAAGAATTTAAAAAAGTATTACCTATAAAAAATGATAGTGATTTTGGATTGTTGACAGGAAAACATAGAGATGTCGATGCCAAATATTTATTTGCAACCATTCAAACATTATCTAGAGATGATAATTTTAAGCAATTTGATGAAAATGAATTTGATTATATTGTTTTTGATGAAGCACATCGTTCTGCTGCATCTACTTATCAACGAGTATTTAACTACTTCAAACCTAAGTTCATGCTGGGAATGACTGCTACACCAGAAAGATCAGATGAATTAAGTATATTTGAACTGTTTGATTATAATATTGCATATGAAATAAGGTTACAAGCAGCATTAGAAAGTGATATTTTATGTCCATTTCATTATTTTGGTGTGACTGATTATGTACATCAAGGTATTAAAGAAGATGATGTAACTAAACTGAGATATTTAACTTCTGATGAAAGAGTTAATTATATTATTCAAAAGACAGATTACTATGGATATTCAGGTGAAATTTTACAAGGATTGATTTTTGTAAGTAGCAAAAAAGAAGCTTATGATTTAGCGGATAAACTAAGTTCAAAAGGGATTAAAAGTGTTGCTTTAACAGGAGATGATAGTGTTAATTATCGCCAAATTGTAATAGAAAAATTAAAAGAAGGTAAGATTAACTATATTATAACTGTAGATCTTTTTAACGAAGGTATTGATATTCCAGAAGTCAATCAAGTTGTAATGTTGAGACCAACAGAGTCTAGTATTATATTCATTCAGCAACTTGGTAGAGGATTAAGAAAAAGTTCAAATAAAGAGTATGTTACAGTAATTGATTTTATTGGTAATTATAAGACAAATTATTTAATTCCGATTGCGCTTTCTGGGGATCAATCGCAAAATAAAGATAATTATAAGAAGTTTTTAACGAATAACGATTCGATTAATGGAGTATCTACAATTAATTTTGAAGAAGTTGCTAAAAAACAGATTTACAATTCATTGGATGCAGTATCATTAAATCAAAATAAATTAATATTAAAAGCTTATGAAGAAGTTGAAAATAGATTGGGACACATGCCGTTACTAATGGATTTCATACAACAACATTCTATAGATCCAAGCGTTATATTTTCTAAATTTAGTAATTATTACGAGTTCTTAGTGAGATATAAAAAAATAGATACATTATTGACGGAAAATGAATCTAAAAATCTGGTTTTCTTTTCAAGGCAAATAGCACCTGGATTGAAAAGAATCGATAGTTTAGTTTTAGAAGAACTTTTAAAAAATGAATTAACATATGATGAATTAAAAAATAAAATGTTGAACGAAGTTAAGGATATAACAGAAGATGATATAGATACTTCATTAAGAATTTTAGATTTTTCATTTTACAACGCAGGAATTGAAAAAATCTATGGAAGTCCCATTATAGAACGTAATGAAAGAATGATAAGACTAAGCGATGCATTTACTAATGCTCTAAGTAATCAAACATTTAATATGTTTTTAGAAGATCTTATTGAATTATCAAAGTATAACAATGAAAAATACCAAAAAGGTAAAAATGGACTGATTTTATATAATAAATATTCAAGAGAAGATTTTAGTAAAATATTTAATTGGAATAAAAATGGTTCGTCTGTAATCATGGGATACATGATAAAAAGCCAAGAAATGCCAATATTTATCACTTATGATAAGCATGAGGATATAAGTGATAGCACAAAATATGAAGATGAATTTTTAAGTCAAGATGAATTAAAATGGTTTACTAAATCTAATAGAACGCTAGAATCAAAAGAAGTTCAGAAAATTTTGTCCCATAGAGCAAAAGGAATTAAAATGTATATTTTTGTACAGAAAAAAGATGATGATGGTATATATTTTTATTATTTAGGAACTGCTGGATATATAGAAGGTTCAGAAAAGCAAGATAAAATGCCGAATGGTTCAAACGTAGTAACGATGGATTTAGCACTGGATAAAGCTGTAAGAGATGATATATATCGTTATCTAACAAATTAA
- a CDS encoding AbgT family transporter, translated as MTSKHQQKGSIVNRFLNSVEKIGNKLPDPSVLFFLMCVGLAIMTWVISLFNVSVKHPGTHQTIYIKNIISHDGFTMIMNDTIKNFSEFPALGLVLAVMIGIGVAEKTGYFDKLMISVVNRAPRFLILPTIILIGILGSTAGDAATIILPPLAAMLFIKIGYHPIAGLTMAYASAVGGFAANIVVGMQDALVYSFTEPATRIVSDSIKTNVAMNWYFIAASVVVLLPTILLVTTKLIIPRLGKYDDSLMHDDHEETSSHITDKEAHALKWANISFIVTIILLIITAIPEHSFLRNAKTGSLLDDAPLINGVGLIILVVFLVPGLVYGILSKEIKNTKDLGKMFGDAVGSMGTFIVIVFFAAQLLAYLKWSNLGIIAAVKGAKLLEHQNGIVLILGIIVLSAMVNMLIGSASAKWGILGPIFVPMLILIGFHPAFTQVIYRVGDSITNPITPMMPYLPLLLTYAQKYDKRMKLGALLSSLMPYSIALSIVWTVFVIIWFLLGIPVGPGGPIFVK; from the coding sequence ATGACATCAAAACATCAACAAAAGGGGTCTATCGTCAATCGTTTCTTGAATAGTGTTGAAAAAATCGGAAATAAATTGCCAGATCCTAGCGTCTTATTCTTTTTAATGTGTGTGGGCTTAGCCATTATGACATGGGTTATCTCATTATTTAATGTATCTGTTAAGCATCCAGGTACGCATCAAACCATTTATATTAAAAATATAATTAGCCATGATGGATTTACGATGATAATGAATGATACGATTAAAAATTTCTCAGAGTTCCCAGCATTAGGCTTAGTACTAGCAGTGATGATTGGTATTGGTGTTGCAGAGAAAACAGGATACTTCGATAAGTTAATGATTTCTGTTGTGAATCGCGCACCACGTTTCTTAATTTTACCGACTATTATATTAATTGGTATTTTAGGTAGTACAGCCGGCGATGCTGCGACAATTATCTTGCCGCCGCTTGCAGCAATGCTTTTTATTAAAATTGGCTATCACCCTATCGCTGGACTAACGATGGCATATGCTTCCGCTGTTGGAGGATTTGCAGCAAATATAGTTGTTGGTATGCAAGATGCTTTGGTCTATTCATTTACAGAACCGGCAACACGTATCGTTTCAGATTCTATTAAAACAAACGTTGCTATGAACTGGTACTTTATCGCAGCGAGTGTCGTTGTATTACTTCCTACGATATTGCTAGTTACAACTAAGCTCATTATTCCTAGATTAGGAAAATATGATGACAGTTTAATGCATGATGACCATGAAGAAACATCTTCACATATTACTGACAAAGAAGCACATGCTTTAAAATGGGCAAATATCAGTTTCATAGTCACAATTATTTTATTAATTATTACAGCCATTCCTGAACATAGCTTTTTAAGAAATGCTAAAACAGGCAGCTTACTAGACGATGCGCCATTAATTAACGGTGTCGGATTAATTATTCTTGTCGTATTTTTAGTACCTGGATTAGTTTATGGGATTTTAAGCAAAGAAATTAAAAATACAAAAGACTTAGGTAAAATGTTCGGCGATGCTGTAGGATCAATGGGAACATTTATCGTTATTGTGTTTTTTGCAGCACAGCTACTTGCGTATTTAAAGTGGAGTAATTTAGGAATTATCGCTGCTGTTAAAGGTGCCAAATTATTAGAACATCAAAACGGTATTGTATTGATACTAGGTATTATTGTACTGAGTGCAATGGTCAACATGTTAATCGGAAGCGCATCGGCTAAATGGGGTATTTTAGGACCGATATTCGTACCAATGTTAATCCTTATCGGCTTTCATCCCGCATTCACACAAGTCATTTACCGTGTAGGCGATTCAATTACCAATCCAATTACACCGATGATGCCGTACTTACCTTTATTATTAACTTATGCACAAAAATACGATAAACGCATGAAACTCGGAGCCTTACTTTCTAGTTTAATGCCGTATTCAATCGCGCTAAGTATTGTATGGACAGTATTTGTCATCATTTGGTTCCTATTAGGTATCCCTGTTGGACCAGGTGGACCGATATTCGTTAAATAA
- a CDS encoding tandem-type lipoprotein, with protein MMIHSKRLRLWLYLVLLAVFIGACGMKKEESSKDKQIKENFNKTLSLYPTKNLEDFYDKEGFRDQEFEKGDKGTWIIHSKMTIETNGKNMESRGLVLYVDRNTRTTKGEFIVRELWEDKKGYSRSKEKEYPVKMEHNKIIPTKPIADDKLRKEIENFKFFVQYGDFKDINDYKDGDISYNPNVPSYSAKYQLSNDDYNVKQLRKRYDIPTKKAPKLLIKGDGDLKGSSIGHKNLEFTFIENKEENIYFTDSINFKPTE; from the coding sequence ATGATGATTCACTCAAAAAGGTTGAGGCTCTGGCTGTATTTAGTATTATTAGCTGTTTTTATAGGGGCTTGCGGAATGAAAAAGGAAGAAAGCAGTAAAGATAAACAAATTAAAGAAAACTTCAACAAAACGTTGAGCCTGTATCCAACTAAAAATCTTGAAGACTTTTATGATAAGGAAGGCTTTCGAGATCAAGAGTTTGAAAAGGGCGACAAAGGCACTTGGATAATTCACTCTAAAATGACAATAGAAACAAATGGAAAGAATATGGAATCCAGAGGATTGGTCCTGTATGTAGACCGCAATACCAGAACGACAAAAGGTGAATTTATTGTGAGGGAATTATGGGAAGATAAAAAAGGATACTCACGTAGTAAAGAAAAAGAATATCCAGTAAAAATGGAACATAATAAAATTATCCCAACCAAACCGATAGCTGATGATAAATTAAGAAAAGAAATCGAAAACTTTAAATTCTTTGTACAATACGGTGACTTTAAAGATATTAATGATTATAAAGATGGTGACATTTCATATAATCCGAATGTGCCAAGTTATTCAGCAAAGTATCAATTAAGTAATGATGACTACAATGTGAAGCAACTTAGAAAGAGGTATGATATACCAACTAAGAAAGCACCTAAATTATTAATAAAAGGCGATGGTGATTTAAAAGGATCATCTATAGGACACAAAAATTTAGAGTTTACATTTATAGAAAATAAAGAAGAAAACATCTATTTTACGGATAGTATTAATTTCAAACCTACTGAATAG